One genomic window of Glycine soja cultivar W05 chromosome 9, ASM419377v2, whole genome shotgun sequence includes the following:
- the LOC114368637 gene encoding somatic embryogenesis receptor kinase 4-like, with the protein MACSVHLLLLLTSLLALFFNPTCVYGNDELRTLLDLKSSLDPEGHFLSSWTIDGTPCGGSFEGVACNEKGQVANVSLQGKGLSGKLSPAIAGLKHLTGLYLHYNSLYGEIPRELANLTELSDLYLNVNHLSGEIPPEIGMMESLQVLQLCYNQLTGSIPTQLSDLKKLSVLALQSNQFAGAIPASLGDLGMLMRLDLSSNNLFGSIPTKLADLPLLQVLDVHNNTLSGNVPPALKRLEEGFVFEHNVGLCGVGFSSLKACTASDHANLTRPEPYGAGVGGLSRDIPETANVKLPCNTTQCRNPSRSKQAASITVGIVLVTIAVSAIGIFTFTMYRRRKQKLGSTFDISEGRLSTDQAKSIYRKNGSPLVSLEYSNGWDPLADGKNVNGDRQDMFQSFRFNLEEVESATQYFSELNLLGKSNFSATYKGVLRDGSVVAVKSISKTSCKSDEAEFLKGLNILTSLRNENLVRLRGFCCSRGRGECFLVYDFVSNGNLSCYLDVKEGDGEVLEWSTRVSIVKGIAKGIAYLHAYKAKKQALVHQNISAEKVLIDQRYNPLLSDSGLYKLLTNDIVFSALKGSAAKGYLAPEYTTTGRFTEKSDVYAFGVLLFQILTGKQKITSAMRLAAESFKFPEFIDPNLHGKFFEYEAAKLARMALLCSHESPFERPSMEAIVQELGNCSSCL; encoded by the exons ATGGCTTGTTCAGTgcatctccttcttcttcttacttcacTTCTGGCTTTGTTCTTTAACCCAACATGTGTCTATGGCAATGATGAGCTTAGAACACTTTTGGACTTGAAATCTAGTTTGGATCCAGAAGGGCACTTTCTGTCCTCATGGACTATTGATGGCACCCCATGTGGTGGTTCCTTTGAGGGAGTGGCTTGCAATGAGAAGGGTCAAGTGGCAAATGTGTCTTTGCAGGGAAAAGGACTCTCTGGGAAGCTCTCACCAGCCATTGCTGGACTCAAGCACTTGACAGGACTCTACTTGCACTACAACTCTTTGTATGGAGAGATTCCAAGGGAACTTGCTAACTTGACTGAGCTTAGTGACTTGTATTTGAATGTGAATCACTTGTCTGGTGAAATCCCACCTGAGATTGGCATGATGGAGAGTCTGCAAG TTTTGCAGCTTTGTTATAATCAGTTAACAGGAAGCATCCCTACACAGCTTAGTGATTTGAAAAAGCTCAGTGTCCTTGCTCTTCAGTCAAACCAGTTTGCTGGAGCTATCCCTGCTAGTCTAGGTGATTTGGGAATGTTGATGAGGCTAGATTTGAGCTCTAATAATCTCTTTGGTTCCATTCCCACTAAACTCGCTGATCTTCCTTTGCTGCAAGTTCTGGATGTTCACAACAATACTCTCTCTGGGAATGTACCTCCTG CTCTGAAGAGACTAGAAGAAGGATTTGTGTTTGAACATAATGTGGGGTTATGTGGAGTTGGGTTTTCATCCTTGAAAGCTTGCACTGCTTCAGATCATGCCAATCTCACTCGACCGGAACCTTATGGAGCTGGGGTTGGTGGTCTTTCTAGAGATATCCCAGAAACTGCTAATGTAAAGTTGCCTTGCAATACAACTCAGTGCCGAAATCCATCAAGATCCAAACAAGCGGCATCTATTACAGTTGGCATTGTTCTGGTTACAATTGCTGTATCAGCAATTGGTATTTTTACCTTCACTATGTATCGTCGGCGGAAACAAAAGCTTGGAAGCACGTTTGATATCTCTGAAGGTCGTCTAAGTACAGATCAAGCCAAGAGTATATACAGGAAAAATGGATCTCCTTTGGTCAGCCTTGAGTACTCTAATGGATGGGACCCTTTGGCTGATGGCAAGAATGTCAATGGGGATAGGCAAGACATGTTCCAGAGTTTCCGGTTCAACTTGGAAGAAGTGGAGTCAGCTACTCAATATTTCTCGGAACTGAATTTGTTGGGGAAAAGCAACTTCAGTGCAACGTATAAAGGAGTTCTAAGAGATGGATCTGTTGTTGCTGTCAAGAGTATTAGTAAAACTAGTTGCAAATCGGATGAGGCTGAATTTTTGAAGGGATTGAACATCTTGACCTCACTGAGGAATGAGAATTTAGTGAGGCTGAGAGGATTCTGTTGTTCAAGGGGACGAGGTGAATGCTTCCTGGTTTACGATTTTGTTTCTAATGGAAATCTGTCATGCTACCTTGACGTGAAGGAAGGTGATGGAGAAGTCCTTGAATGGTCAACTAGAGTTTCTATTGTGAAAGGGATTGCTAAAG GTATAGCATATTTACATGCATACAAAGCAAAGAAACAAGCTCTTGTTCACCAAAACATCTCAGCTGAGAAAGTGCTCATTGATCAGCGATACAACCCATTGCTTTCAGATTCTGGCTTGTACAAGCTTCTCACCAATGACATCGTCTTCTCTGCACTAAAGGGTAGTGCAGCAAAGGGCTACCTAGCTCCAGAATACACCACTACTGGGCGGTTCACAGAGAAAAGTGACGTTTATGCGTTTGGGGTGCTTCTTTTCCAGATCCTCACGGGGAAGCAGAAGATCACAAGCGCAATGCGCCTTGCTGCTGAGTCCTTCAAGTTCCCAGAATTTATTGATCCGAACTTGCATGGCAAGTTCTTTGAATACGAGGCGGCCAAACTAGCGAGAATGGCCTTACTTTGCTCCCATGAGTCTCCATTTGAGAGGCCAAGCATGGAAGCCATTGTTCAAGAACTGGGAAATTGTAGTAGCTGTCTTTGA